A window of the Lactuca sativa cultivar Salinas chromosome 5, Lsat_Salinas_v11, whole genome shotgun sequence genome harbors these coding sequences:
- the LOC122197954 gene encoding secreted RxLR effector protein 161-like, whose product MTSTRPDISFVVGMLSRYTSNPSAPHWQAVNIVFKYLKGTLDYGLSYLGSPSVLEGHSNASWITNMEDHSLTSGWVFLLGGGAISWASKKKSCITNSTMKSEFIALAAAGKEAEWLRNLDHEIHFVV is encoded by the coding sequence ATGACAAGTACCAGACCTGATATTTCTTTTGTTGTGGGTATGTTGAGCAGGTATACTAGTAATCCTAGTGCTCCACATTGGCAAGCAGTAAATATAGTGTTTAAGTATCTTAAGGGAACGTTGGATTATGGTTTGAGTTACTTGGGGAGTCCTTCAGTTTTAGAAGGTCATTCGAATGCAAGTTGGATAACCAACATGGAGGACCATTCCTTAACATCTGGTTGGGTATTCTTGCTTGGGGGAGGTGCCATTTCTTGGGCTTCCAAGAAGAAATCTTGCATTACAAACTCGACAATGAAATCTGAGTTTATCGCGTTAGCAGCTGCTGGTAAAGAAGCAGAGTGGCTAAGGAATTTAGACCATGAGATTCATTTTGTGGTCTAA